One window of Atribacter laminatus genomic DNA carries:
- a CDS encoding glutamine--tRNA ligase/YqeY domain fusion protein: protein MNMELPEKGANFLEQIIIDDLKSGKVKTVATRFPPEPNGYLHIGHAKSICLNFGLAEKFNGTCNLRFDDTNPEKEEPEYENAIIRDVEWLGFKWQRLCYASDYFQQFYEWAIELISQGKAYVDHQTADEIRENRGTLTQPGIESPYRNRTVEENLYLFEKMKNGGFDEGECVLRAKIDMAHPNLNMRDPVIYRILKKPHYHAGDNWCIYPLYDFAHGYEDAIEGITHSICTLEFENHRPLYDWFLDNVSIPSRPHQYEFARLNLSYTVMSKRFLLGLVNRGIVSGWDDPRMPTISGLRRRGYTPSSIRRFCDEIGVSRVESIVDIEFLHHVIREELNQTATRVMAVLRPLKVVIDNYPEGKIEELVADNNPEDPDYGTRIIQFSRNIFIEQEDFMENPPKKFFRLAPGREVRLKHAYIITCQEIVKDSSGNIVEVHCTYDPNSRSGSDLSGRKVKGTLHWVAEEVAIRATVRLYDHLFTLKNLSDMEEGKTYSDYLNPDSLITLDHCLVEPSITQAKPLDRFQFLRQGYFCADIDHTPEKPLFNRIVSLKDTWAKIQKRE, encoded by the coding sequence ATGAATATGGAACTTCCTGAAAAAGGGGCCAATTTTTTAGAACAAATCATAATCGATGATTTAAAAAGTGGAAAAGTAAAAACCGTTGCAACCCGTTTCCCACCGGAACCAAATGGATACCTTCATATCGGTCACGCCAAGTCAATCTGTCTTAATTTCGGTTTAGCTGAAAAATTTAATGGAACCTGTAATCTCCGATTTGACGATACCAATCCAGAAAAAGAAGAACCGGAGTATGAAAATGCGATCATTCGTGATGTAGAGTGGTTAGGTTTCAAATGGCAACGTCTCTGTTATGCATCAGATTATTTTCAGCAGTTCTATGAATGGGCTATAGAGCTTATCTCCCAAGGAAAAGCGTATGTTGACCATCAAACTGCTGACGAAATCCGAGAAAATCGCGGTACTCTCACCCAACCAGGCATCGAATCCCCTTATCGAAATCGTACAGTAGAAGAAAACCTATATCTCTTTGAAAAAATGAAAAATGGTGGTTTTGATGAGGGTGAATGTGTCTTACGGGCCAAAATTGATATGGCTCATCCCAACCTCAATATGAGGGATCCGGTTATATATCGGATTCTCAAGAAACCTCACTATCATGCTGGCGATAATTGGTGCATTTATCCTCTTTATGATTTTGCCCACGGGTATGAAGATGCCATCGAAGGAATCACTCATTCAATTTGCACTCTTGAGTTTGAAAACCATCGACCGCTCTATGATTGGTTCTTAGATAATGTTTCAATACCTTCTCGACCTCATCAATATGAATTTGCTCGGCTCAATCTGAGCTATACAGTTATGAGTAAACGTTTCCTCCTTGGATTGGTGAATCGAGGTATCGTTTCAGGATGGGATGACCCACGAATGCCCACCATCAGCGGACTGAGGCGGCGAGGGTATACTCCTTCATCGATTCGGCGCTTTTGCGACGAAATTGGGGTCTCTCGGGTAGAAAGTATTGTTGATATTGAATTTCTTCATCATGTGATTCGTGAAGAGCTAAACCAAACCGCAACTCGGGTCATGGCAGTTCTGCGGCCTCTTAAGGTCGTTATCGATAACTATCCAGAAGGAAAAATTGAAGAACTGGTTGCCGATAATAATCCTGAAGACCCTGACTACGGGACTCGAATTATTCAATTTTCCCGTAATATATTTATCGAGCAAGAAGATTTTATGGAAAATCCTCCCAAAAAGTTCTTCCGATTAGCACCAGGTCGAGAGGTTCGACTGAAACATGCTTATATTATTACCTGTCAAGAAATAGTTAAAGATTCTTCGGGTAATATTGTCGAAGTTCATTGCACCTATGATCCAAATTCTCGCAGTGGATCTGATCTTTCCGGTCGCAAAGTAAAAGGAACCCTTCATTGGGTAGCTGAAGAGGTAGCAATAAGAGCAACGGTTCGTCTTTACGATCACCTCTTTACGCTCAAAAACCTCTCGGATATGGAAGAAGGGAAAACCTATTCCGATTATTTAAATCCTGATTCTCTCATCACACTTGATCATTGCTTGGTTGAGCCTTCAATTACTCAAGCGAAACCTTTAGATCGTTTTCAATTCTTGCGCCAAGGTTATTTCTGCGCTGACATTGATCATACTCCAGAAAAACCGCTTTTCAATAGGATTGTTTCTCTTAAAGATACCTGGGCCAAGATTCAGAAAAGGGAATAG
- a CDS encoding GyrI-like domain-containing protein gives MLFKIDVIDQKAQPVLYVRTRTIMGDLPKIIGESYHKIFEYLKEMNENPVDAPYTAYYSLDMNDLDVEMGFPISHPLPEKNEIKSGEIPRGRYVTCLYKGPYSQMEQPYNEIFRWIEENGYEKTGVYYEYYFNSPTEVPESELITRIAIPVK, from the coding sequence ATGCTTTTTAAAATTGATGTTATTGATCAAAAAGCTCAACCGGTTTTGTATGTCCGAACCAGAACCATTATGGGAGATTTGCCGAAAATTATTGGAGAATCGTATCATAAAATTTTTGAATATCTTAAAGAAATGAATGAGAATCCGGTTGATGCACCCTATACAGCCTATTATAGCCTTGACATGAATGATTTAGACGTAGAAATGGGTTTTCCAATAAGTCATCCCTTACCGGAAAAAAATGAAATAAAATCAGGTGAAATACCTCGAGGTAGGTATGTGACATGTTTGTATAAAGGTCCGTATAGCCAGATGGAACAACCATACAACGAAATATTCCGGTGGATTGAAGAAAATGGTTATGAAAAAACCGGAGTTTATTATGAATATTATTTTAATTCTCCAACCGAAGTCCCCGAAAGCGAACTCATAACTCGGATTGCCATTCCAGTTAAATAG
- a CDS encoding extracellular solute-binding protein — protein sequence MKKYLLLIVIGLILLASSLALSQEDPLAYYKQAKINWRAFEGTQLTIGLNKHPFTESLRPLLPHFEELTGIKVAYVILPEEEFFEKLLIDLSSGGGIFDVYMTSPMFEWRYQYAGWIEDLNQFWNNPELTDQEWYDRDDFYEKPLRANMWDGTIGGGLGQGRWNAIPVMAEFFCQVYREDLREKWGLTVPTNYPDLLTTLTKAAEMGKKETPQVYGVANRGIKSWSTVHSGYFTAFSTYGQKDINPDLTAAINTPEAKGITQIWVDILQKAGPPGWPNYTWYDAKQNYAAGRFYEITDCDFFAATYENPAQSVVAGKNGYALPAAAPDGNITSNMWTWALGMSSFSKYKEAAWLFLLWATAPQTMLDGTLIHDNFNPTRKSVWENPAVIEKTMKWGTEPGQYRKIVDDMYAMYGDIRWTPNPDVTTVGDIWAEALHEAYEGKKPVEQALEDAAAKINEWMTKWKK from the coding sequence ATGAAGAAATATTTACTCCTAATTGTTATTGGATTAATTCTATTAGCAAGTTCACTCGCTTTGTCTCAAGAAGATCCTTTAGCTTACTATAAGCAAGCAAAAATCAATTGGAGAGCTTTTGAAGGGACACAACTTACCATTGGGCTCAATAAGCATCCTTTTACCGAATCATTGCGACCCTTACTTCCTCACTTTGAAGAGCTAACCGGCATTAAAGTTGCTTACGTCATTTTACCAGAAGAAGAATTCTTTGAGAAATTATTAATTGACCTCAGCAGTGGAGGTGGAATATTCGATGTGTATATGACTTCACCAATGTTTGAATGGAGGTATCAATATGCCGGATGGATCGAGGATCTTAACCAATTTTGGAACAATCCTGAGTTAACTGACCAAGAATGGTATGATCGTGATGACTTCTATGAAAAACCACTCCGAGCGAATATGTGGGATGGAACCATTGGTGGTGGTCTTGGACAGGGAAGATGGAATGCAATACCGGTTATGGCTGAATTTTTCTGCCAGGTTTATCGAGAAGACCTTAGAGAAAAATGGGGTTTAACGGTTCCGACTAATTATCCTGATCTTCTTACAACCTTGACCAAAGCAGCAGAAATGGGAAAAAAGGAAACACCCCAAGTTTATGGAGTGGCTAACCGTGGAATCAAAAGCTGGTCAACAGTACATTCAGGATATTTCACAGCCTTCAGCACCTATGGTCAAAAAGATATTAATCCCGACCTAACCGCAGCAATTAATACCCCGGAAGCAAAAGGAATCACTCAAATCTGGGTAGATATTTTACAGAAAGCTGGACCTCCTGGCTGGCCGAATTATACCTGGTATGATGCTAAACAAAACTATGCAGCCGGTCGATTCTATGAGATTACCGACTGCGATTTCTTTGCTGCAACTTATGAAAATCCTGCCCAATCAGTAGTAGCTGGGAAAAATGGATATGCCCTTCCAGCAGCAGCTCCAGATGGCAATATTACCTCCAATATGTGGACCTGGGCACTGGGTATGAGCTCTTTTTCCAAATATAAAGAAGCAGCATGGTTATTCCTACTCTGGGCTACTGCACCACAAACTATGCTCGATGGTACATTAATTCATGATAATTTCAATCCAACACGTAAGTCAGTGTGGGAAAATCCCGCAGTTATAGAAAAAACCATGAAGTGGGGAACCGAACCCGGACAGTACCGAAAAATTGTTGATGATATGTATGCTATGTATGGAGACATCCGTTGGACTCCTAATCCCGATGTTACCACTGTAGGTGATATCTGGGCTGAAGCACTCCATGAAGCTTATGAAGGGAAGAAACCTGTTGAACAAGCTTTAGAAGATGCGGCAGCAAAAATAAACGAATGGATGACTAAATGGAAAAAGTAA
- a CDS encoding carbohydrate ABC transporter permease codes for MINPFGIKESFWSRRKAFLLFLPAFIITVGILVPFGYSVVMSFTDFNLTSGTSNFIGFGNYLKMTKDSEFWNSLKVTLLFTLGAVIFEVGIGFVAAYLLNLGLLGQKLWRTLFLLPVMLPPTVAAIMWKLMMAPIQGVFNYLLQLVGLPVSEWLGSSSTALISVILIDAYVFIPFVGMIFLAGIQNLPKEPYEAAAVDGVSSWFTFRKLTIPLLKPVILIVLLFRIMDCLKHFDIIYAATKGGPASATMTLSVQSYYQSFRWTNMGYSFAHLVVLWAIVYVLSYLLVEKWKKAVREVHGG; via the coding sequence TTGATTAATCCTTTTGGAATAAAAGAAAGTTTTTGGAGCAGAAGAAAAGCCTTTCTCCTTTTTTTACCGGCTTTTATTATCACGGTCGGAATTTTGGTCCCTTTTGGATATTCGGTAGTAATGTCTTTTACCGATTTTAATTTAACTTCAGGTACCAGCAATTTTATTGGTTTTGGTAATTATCTAAAAATGACCAAAGATTCAGAATTTTGGAATTCACTGAAAGTCACACTTTTATTCACTTTAGGAGCAGTTATATTCGAGGTGGGAATTGGTTTTGTTGCGGCATATTTGTTAAATTTGGGATTGTTGGGGCAAAAGTTATGGCGTACTTTGTTTTTATTACCGGTTATGCTACCACCTACTGTTGCGGCTATTATGTGGAAATTAATGATGGCACCCATCCAAGGAGTTTTTAATTATCTCCTCCAATTAGTTGGGCTTCCGGTTTCGGAATGGTTAGGATCATCTTCTACAGCATTGATTTCGGTAATTTTGATTGATGCTTATGTATTCATTCCCTTTGTTGGAATGATTTTTTTGGCAGGAATTCAAAACCTCCCCAAAGAACCCTATGAAGCAGCTGCTGTTGATGGAGTATCAAGTTGGTTTACCTTTAGAAAATTAACAATACCACTTTTGAAGCCAGTTATACTAATTGTTTTGTTATTTCGCATTATGGATTGTCTAAAGCATTTTGACATCATTTACGCAGCGACTAAAGGGGGACCAGCCAGTGCCACCATGACCCTTTCAGTTCAATCGTACTATCAGAGTTTTAGATGGACTAACATGGGGTATTCCTTTGCACATCTTGTGGTGTTATGGGCAATTGTTTATGTTTTGAGTTATTTATTAGTGGAAAAATGGAAAAAGGCAGTTCGCGAAGTACACGGAGGTTAA
- a CDS encoding carbohydrate ABC transporter permease produces MGNEKLTLGKVLSAIGLVLIMSWTIFPLYWVFNMSIQTPIDVISYPPKFYYDATLENYSVVLIGKAWLGKYETVQTDFPRYYLNSLIVCSGAVAISMLLGVPAAYSLARFAFKGKENFAFTLLSFRFAPGLIVIIPLFVIFRRLGLYGTYYGMMLAYQLITLPFSVWLMRGFFEDIPIELEHAARIDGYSWWGVFRKVNLPLVAPGIAATAILSFIFAWNEFLFGYVLSSDITRPVTPSLMGFISYEQVLWGQMAAAAIITLLPSVILAIFIQKYLVRGLTFGAVKG; encoded by the coding sequence ATGGGAAACGAAAAATTAACTTTGGGAAAAGTTTTATCCGCCATTGGATTGGTTCTCATTATGTCCTGGACCATTTTTCCTCTTTATTGGGTTTTTAATATGTCAATCCAAACACCAATCGATGTTATTTCCTATCCACCAAAATTTTACTATGATGCTACTCTCGAAAACTATTCGGTGGTTTTAATAGGGAAAGCCTGGTTGGGAAAATATGAAACAGTTCAAACTGATTTTCCTAGGTATTACTTGAACAGTTTGATCGTTTGTTCAGGCGCAGTGGCAATTAGTATGTTGTTAGGCGTCCCTGCTGCCTATTCTCTGGCCCGATTTGCTTTTAAAGGGAAGGAAAATTTTGCTTTTACTCTTCTAAGTTTCCGTTTTGCCCCTGGTTTGATTGTCATTATTCCTCTTTTTGTTATTTTTAGAAGACTAGGACTATACGGAACTTATTATGGGATGATGTTGGCCTATCAACTTATTACTCTTCCTTTTTCGGTTTGGCTGATGAGAGGTTTTTTTGAAGATATTCCTATCGAATTAGAGCATGCTGCTCGAATTGATGGATATAGCTGGTGGGGAGTATTTCGAAAAGTAAATCTTCCGTTAGTAGCCCCTGGAATAGCTGCTACCGCTATTCTTTCATTCATTTTTGCTTGGAACGAGTTTTTATTCGGATATGTTTTATCGTCAGATATTACCCGACCGGTTACTCCCTCATTAATGGGTTTTATTTCTTACGAACAGGTATTATGGGGACAAATGGCAGCTGCTGCGATTATTACTCTTTTGCCATCGGTTATTTTAGCTATTTTTATTCAAAAGTATTTGGTGCGGGGATTAACTTTTGGTGCAGTAAAGGGATAA
- a CDS encoding ABC transporter ATP-binding protein, protein MAEIELRKVVKKYGELTAVNDLTFKEKDGELLVLLGSPGAGKSSTLKMIAGVESVSSGEIIMNGQVINRFDPSERDMAMAFETYALYPHLSVFENIAFPLRSPKRAQKYSEDDVKKMVQEVAEFLEIEMLLERKPKELSGGQRQRVSLARCLIRTPQLYLFDEPIAHLDAKLRHRLRRELKKWQQTRKITTLYTTTDYLEAFSMGDRIVILNRGILLQIGKWEEIYNRPAHLIIGTIISDPHMNTFLGEIVSAEDKISIQVKDIRFDIPSEIQNQIIGSNVKEVIMGIFPSKIQPVDRVENKSLKSNNYVEGLVEFIESRGSRRIIFLKTPHSLTFTLQIPLERPIRIGENIMCLFGKENIQIFDKDTKKNIMRL, encoded by the coding sequence GTGGCTGAGATAGAATTGCGGAAGGTGGTCAAGAAATACGGAGAATTAACTGCTGTAAATGATTTAACCTTTAAGGAAAAAGATGGTGAATTATTGGTTTTATTAGGAAGCCCAGGCGCCGGAAAAAGTTCCACATTAAAAATGATTGCTGGAGTAGAAAGCGTTTCTTCGGGAGAGATAATTATGAATGGGCAAGTAATAAATCGATTTGATCCTTCTGAAAGAGACATGGCAATGGCTTTTGAAACCTATGCTCTTTATCCCCATTTATCGGTTTTTGAAAATATAGCTTTCCCTCTTCGTTCTCCAAAGAGAGCTCAAAAGTATTCAGAAGATGATGTTAAAAAGATGGTTCAGGAAGTCGCCGAGTTTTTGGAAATAGAAATGTTGTTAGAAAGAAAACCGAAAGAATTAAGTGGTGGTCAACGGCAAAGAGTTAGTCTTGCAAGGTGTTTAATTCGAACTCCTCAACTTTATTTATTTGATGAACCTATTGCTCATCTTGATGCCAAGCTCCGACATCGGTTACGAAGAGAACTTAAAAAATGGCAACAGACAAGAAAAATTACGACTCTTTATACGACAACTGATTATTTAGAGGCATTTTCCATGGGTGATCGAATTGTCATACTAAACCGTGGGATTTTATTACAAATCGGGAAATGGGAAGAGATTTATAATAGACCAGCTCATTTGATTATTGGAACAATTATTAGTGATCCTCATATGAACACTTTTTTAGGAGAAATTGTTTCTGCGGAAGACAAAATATCTATCCAGGTGAAAGATATTAGATTTGATATTCCTTCTGAAATACAAAATCAAATTATAGGATCCAATGTAAAAGAAGTGATAATGGGGATTTTTCCCAGTAAGATTCAACCTGTGGATCGAGTGGAAAATAAAAGTTTAAAATCGAACAATTATGTGGAAGGGCTTGTTGAGTTTATTGAATCTCGGGGATCAAGGAGAATAATTTTTTTAAAAACACCACACAGCCTTACTTTTACTTTACAAATCCCCTTAGAACGACCAATCAGAATCGGGGAGAACATTATGTGTTTATTTGGTAAAGAGAATATTCAAATTTTTGATAAAGATACTAAAAAGAACATTATGCGCTTATAG
- a CDS encoding ABC transporter ATP-binding protein yields MAEVRVENVWKYYREEAGLEKRVEAVRNASFTCNDQEFLCLLGPSGCGKTSTLRMIAGLEKISKGDIIIGNQRVNNLPPKDRKIAMSFESYALYPPLTVYDNIAFPLQARKYPESKIKEKIKIVTDLLDIGDILSFRPAKLSGGEQQRVSLARALVREDALITLMDEPISHLDAQLKAKMRIDLKRFQREMELTVIYVTHDQLEALSMADKVVVMNLGEIQQIGTPDELYQQPANLFVAGFIGEPPMNFLPCTYIEESGSFFLKFLQSKFEVDTDLAHLLQAENGVNQKWLFGVRPGDIVIGREIEKSYCLEGRIYSIEPLGETSIVIVEVENQKIFVEVPGLPLEREGEVVKVYFSKAKSHIFNQTNGKALRI; encoded by the coding sequence TTGGCAGAGGTTCGAGTTGAAAATGTATGGAAATATTATAGAGAAGAAGCTGGGCTTGAAAAAAGAGTAGAAGCGGTAAGAAATGCAAGTTTTACATGTAATGACCAAGAATTTTTATGTCTATTAGGTCCTTCTGGCTGTGGAAAAACCAGTACTTTGAGAATGATTGCTGGTTTAGAAAAAATTTCTAAGGGTGATATTATCATAGGAAACCAGAGGGTGAACAATTTACCACCAAAAGATCGAAAGATTGCCATGTCTTTTGAATCTTATGCTCTTTATCCACCATTAACAGTTTATGATAATATTGCTTTTCCCCTTCAAGCGAGAAAATATCCAGAAAGTAAAATAAAAGAGAAAATTAAAATAGTCACTGATTTATTGGACATTGGCGATATTCTCTCTTTTCGACCTGCTAAATTAAGCGGGGGCGAACAACAACGAGTTTCCTTAGCTCGGGCTTTAGTTAGAGAAGATGCATTAATAACTCTTATGGATGAACCGATATCTCATCTTGATGCTCAGTTGAAGGCAAAAATGAGAATCGACCTAAAGCGATTTCAAAGAGAGATGGAGCTTACAGTCATTTATGTGACTCATGACCAATTGGAAGCTCTAAGTATGGCTGACAAGGTTGTGGTAATGAATCTTGGCGAAATTCAACAGATTGGGACACCTGATGAACTTTATCAACAACCAGCCAATCTATTTGTAGCTGGATTTATCGGAGAACCACCAATGAACTTTCTTCCTTGTACTTATATTGAGGAAAGTGGTTCATTTTTTTTAAAATTTCTTCAATCTAAATTTGAAGTTGATACTGATTTAGCTCATCTTCTCCAAGCTGAAAATGGAGTTAACCAAAAATGGTTGTTTGGTGTTCGTCCGGGAGATATTGTTATTGGTAGGGAAATAGAAAAAAGCTACTGTCTCGAAGGTCGAATATATAGTATTGAACCATTGGGAGAGACTTCAATTGTCATAGTGGAGGTCGAAAATCAAAAGATTTTTGTTGAAGTTCCTGGATTACCATTAGAAAGAGAAGGAGAAGTAGTAAAAGTTTATTTTAGTAAAGCTAAATCTCATATTTTTAATCAGACAAATGGGAAAGCATTAAGAATATGA
- a CDS encoding zinc-binding dehydrogenase: protein MPYDERIDSLPTKMKAVVAYKPGDYRIEEIPLPEVGDEEVLLKVGGCGICAGDVKGYHGAPSFWGGEGQPAWIQAPFIPGHEFYGQVVALGKGAKEKYGLSLGDWAVSEQIVPCGKCRFCLDGKYWMCEVHNIYGFQGKVADGAYTEYIRLPRTARNHKLPNDFQFRLAPYIEPLGCAIHAVERGDIQFNDVVVIAGLGALGLGMVQAARLKNPKLLIAIDIKENRNKLALEYGADYVFNPKEEDVASKVKTLTNGYGCDVYIQASGHPAGVIQGLQMVRKLGRYVEFSVYNDPTTVDWSIIGDRKELDLRGAHLSPNTYESAIRFIHKGQIKPEKVITHEIPLEEFKKGFEMVEKGEESIKVVLIP, encoded by the coding sequence ATGCCATATGATGAAAGAATAGATAGCCTACCAACAAAAATGAAAGCGGTTGTTGCTTATAAACCCGGAGATTATCGGATAGAAGAGATTCCTCTTCCTGAGGTCGGCGATGAAGAAGTTCTTTTAAAAGTTGGTGGGTGTGGAATATGCGCCGGTGACGTTAAAGGCTATCATGGAGCTCCTTCTTTCTGGGGTGGTGAGGGTCAACCAGCTTGGATACAAGCTCCTTTTATCCCTGGCCACGAGTTTTATGGTCAGGTAGTAGCTTTAGGGAAAGGCGCTAAAGAAAAATATGGTTTATCCCTGGGTGATTGGGCAGTATCTGAACAAATTGTTCCTTGTGGGAAATGTCGGTTTTGTCTGGATGGTAAGTATTGGATGTGTGAAGTCCATAATATTTATGGATTCCAGGGAAAAGTTGCAGACGGAGCTTATACGGAATATATTAGACTTCCTCGAACTGCTCGAAATCATAAACTTCCGAATGATTTTCAATTTCGTTTAGCACCATATATTGAACCATTAGGTTGTGCTATCCATGCGGTGGAAAGAGGGGATATCCAGTTTAATGATGTGGTAGTGATTGCTGGTTTAGGAGCGCTGGGTTTAGGAATGGTACAAGCGGCTCGCTTAAAAAATCCCAAATTACTTATTGCAATAGATATAAAAGAAAACCGAAATAAACTCGCCTTGGAATACGGAGCTGATTACGTGTTCAATCCGAAAGAAGAGGATGTGGCATCCAAGGTAAAAACTTTAACGAATGGGTATGGATGTGACGTATATATTCAGGCGAGTGGACATCCGGCAGGAGTTATCCAAGGTCTTCAAATGGTACGAAAATTAGGGAGATATGTCGAGTTTAGTGTTTATAATGATCCAACTACAGTTGATTGGAGTATTATTGGCGATCGGAAAGAGCTCGATTTACGGGGCGCCCATTTAAGTCCCAATACCTACGAATCGGCAATTCGATTTATTCATAAAGGACAAATTAAGCCGGAAAAAGTAATCACTCACGAGATACCTTTAGAAGAATTTAAAAAGGGATTCGAGATGGTAGAAAAGGGGGAAGAATCAATAAAAGTTGTTCTAATCCCGTAG
- the ltrA gene encoding group II intron reverse transcriptase/maturase, protein MEQVIQKTNVQKALKRVIANRGAAGVDKMEVTDLPAFLTRSWPRIQTELLTGTYHPQPVKRVEIPKAGGGTRLLGIPTAVDRFIQQAILQVLSPLIDPTFSEASFGFRPGRNAHQAIERARQYIKEGYEVVVDIDLEKFFDRVNHDILMHRLSCRIADKRLLKLIRAYLSAGVMVEGVRMDVEEGTPQGGPLSPLLANILLDDLDQELTRRGHRFVRYADDCNIYVKTERAGQRVMDSVKEFLSKKLKLTVNKEKSAVDHVKKRKFLGFSFLIRKGEVLLTLPRQSKERFKTSIRRLTAGHTGCPLAERIRRLNSYLTGWVAYYHHADTSTFFRDMDSWIRHRLRMCLLKQWKKPATVKRHLLARGIAPIEAAQLSSSRLGYWRLSLSPQMHRAFDNIFWKLNGLVSLLDKYQKLRVSF, encoded by the coding sequence ATGGAACAGGTTATCCAGAAAACCAATGTCCAGAAGGCTCTCAAACGGGTCATCGCTAACCGAGGAGCCGCGGGAGTGGATAAGATGGAGGTCACTGACCTTCCTGCTTTTCTCACCCGCTCCTGGCCCCGTATTCAAACTGAGCTTCTGACCGGTACCTATCACCCTCAGCCGGTCAAACGAGTGGAAATTCCCAAAGCGGGTGGGGGAACTCGCCTACTGGGGATTCCGACTGCCGTTGACCGGTTCATTCAACAAGCCATCCTCCAGGTTCTTTCCCCGCTCATTGACCCCACCTTCTCCGAGGCAAGCTTCGGATTTCGTCCGGGACGGAATGCCCATCAGGCCATCGAGCGGGCCAGACAGTATATCAAGGAAGGCTATGAAGTCGTGGTGGATATTGACCTGGAGAAGTTCTTTGACCGAGTCAACCATGACATCCTCATGCATCGCCTCTCCTGTCGGATTGCGGATAAGCGCCTCTTGAAACTCATTCGGGCCTATCTCTCCGCCGGGGTGATGGTGGAAGGGGTGCGGATGGACGTTGAAGAGGGAACTCCCCAGGGAGGTCCCTTGAGCCCACTCTTAGCAAACATCCTGCTCGATGACCTCGACCAGGAACTCACTCGCCGCGGTCACCGATTCGTTCGGTACGCCGATGACTGTAACATCTATGTCAAAACCGAACGGGCTGGGCAACGGGTCATGGATAGTGTCAAGGAATTTCTCTCAAAGAAGCTCAAACTCACCGTGAATAAAGAGAAAAGTGCAGTAGACCATGTCAAGAAACGGAAGTTCCTCGGATTCTCTTTTCTCATCCGAAAAGGAGAAGTGTTGCTCACCTTACCCCGTCAGTCCAAAGAGCGGTTCAAGACGTCCATTCGGCGATTGACCGCCGGTCATACCGGGTGTCCACTTGCGGAGCGTATCCGTCGGCTCAATTCGTATCTTACCGGCTGGGTGGCGTACTACCACCATGCTGATACCTCCACGTTCTTTCGGGACATGGATTCCTGGATACGTCATCGGTTGCGGATGTGTCTTTTGAAGCAATGGAAGAAGCCGGCAACGGTGAAGCGACACCTTTTGGCACGGGGAATCGCACCGATTGAAGCCGCTCAACTGAGCAGTTCACGTCTGGGATATTGGCGATTATCACTCTCACCGCAAATGCATCGGGCATTTGATAATATCTTCTGGAAATTAAACGGGTTGGTTAGTCTGTTAGACAAATACCAGAAGCTTCGGGTATCCTTTTGA